A genome region from Thermoplasmata archaeon includes the following:
- a CDS encoding KEOPS complex subunit Pcc1 — MSPEPPWTATISIRLEEAEVADWLARALAPEAAREVPRATASIDHSVPKIVRISLEARDTGAARAALNTYLGWVHLTLETVRAARAPRAGGVPPLSRS; from the coding sequence ATGAGCCCAGAGCCGCCGTGGACCGCGACGATCTCGATCCGCCTCGAAGAGGCCGAGGTCGCGGACTGGCTTGCGCGCGCGCTCGCTCCCGAGGCCGCACGCGAGGTGCCTCGGGCCACTGCGTCGATCGATCACTCCGTTCCGAAGATCGTCCGGATCTCGCTCGAGGCGCGGGACACCGGCGCCGCGCGGGCGGCCCTAAACACGTACCTCGGCTGGGTCCACCTGACGCTGGAGACGGTGAGAGCCGCGCGCGCTCCGCGCGCCGGTGGCGTCCCTCCGCTCTCCCGATCCTAG
- a CDS encoding prefoldin subunit beta, translating into MAIPAKIQNDLRQFQRLQQELQSTSQQRLQMDLKLREVTHTLEELKSLPEDATIYRPIGSLIVKAKSRKEVEELLTEEKETLEIRHKALERQENHLKERYTTMQKEISEALQAAGVPVSGGSQG; encoded by the coding sequence GTGGCGATACCCGCGAAGATCCAGAACGATCTCCGACAGTTCCAGCGCCTCCAGCAGGAGCTCCAATCGACTTCCCAACAGCGCCTGCAGATGGACCTGAAGCTGCGGGAAGTGACGCATACACTCGAGGAGCTCAAGTCCCTCCCCGAGGACGCGACGATCTACCGGCCCATCGGCAGCCTGATCGTGAAGGCGAAGAGCCGCAAGGAGGTCGAGGAGCTACTCACGGAAGAGAAGGAGACCCTCGAGATCCGGCACAAGGCGCTCGAGCGGCAGGAGAACCATCTCAAAGAGCGCTACACGACGATGCAGAAGGAGATCTCCGAGGCGCTCCAGGCCGCCGGGGTCCCCGTGTCGGGCGGCTCCCAAGGCTGA